A window from Hoeflea sp. IMCC20628 encodes these proteins:
- a CDS encoding glutathione S-transferase family protein → MPVLYHHTVSVASRFVRVCFSEVDFAAELKEELPWERRPEFLKLNPAETLPVLVTDNGHALCGPHVIAEWLDESFGVFKRDRRLLAENPFSRAEIRRLMEWFLVKFEQDVVRPLVRERFIKLQLPSSNGGGAPDPKMLRTGRANIRQHMKYLSWLAGSRTWLAGDRMSYADLAAASALSVMDYLGEIDWNEYPQAKEWYQRIKSRPSFRPLLTDRIRNLPPVAHYADLDF, encoded by the coding sequence ATGCCAGTTCTTTATCATCACACAGTGTCCGTCGCCTCCCGCTTTGTTCGAGTGTGTTTCAGCGAGGTCGATTTTGCAGCCGAGCTGAAGGAGGAGCTTCCGTGGGAACGGCGCCCGGAGTTTCTCAAGCTCAATCCGGCTGAAACCCTGCCTGTTCTGGTGACCGACAACGGCCACGCCTTGTGTGGACCGCATGTCATTGCCGAGTGGCTCGATGAATCCTTTGGCGTGTTCAAGCGCGACCGCCGTCTTCTGGCCGAAAATCCGTTCAGCCGCGCCGAAATCAGGCGATTGATGGAATGGTTTCTGGTCAAGTTCGAGCAGGATGTTGTGCGTCCGCTGGTCCGCGAACGGTTTATCAAGCTGCAATTGCCGTCAAGCAATGGTGGCGGCGCGCCAGACCCCAAAATGCTGCGCACCGGCCGCGCCAACATCCGCCAGCACATGAAATATCTGTCCTGGCTTGCAGGCTCCCGCACCTGGCTAGCCGGCGACCGGATGAGCTATGCCGATCTTGCCGCCGCCTCTGCGCTGTCGGTGATGGACTATCTTGGCGAGATCGACTGGAACGAGTATCCGCAAGCCAAGGAATGGTACCAGCGCATCAAGTCCCGCCCCTCGTTCAGGCCGCTGTTGACTGACCGGATTCGAAATTTGCCACCGGTTGCTCACTACGCCGATCTCGATTTCTAG
- a CDS encoding undecaprenyl-diphosphate phosphatase → MNESTIVGAFLGLIEGLTEFVPVSSTAHLLLAGHFLGFKSPGNSFEVLVQLGAILAILSVYFARLWKLAMDLPSSATARRFVGAILLAFLPAAVIGAFAHGFIKSVLFESTALICWVLIGGGVILLMIDRMKLTPKYTNVMDYPLPLAFKIGLFQCLAMIPGTSRSGATIAGALLMGADKRSAAEFSFFLAMPTMVGAFTLDLYKNYDKLAYDDVVTIVVGFIMAFIAGVIVVRGLLDFVSRHGFAVFAWWRIVVGTLGLIGLWLLG, encoded by the coding sequence ATGAACGAGTCGACAATTGTGGGGGCTTTTCTTGGCCTCATCGAAGGACTTACCGAGTTTGTCCCGGTGTCTTCGACGGCGCACCTGCTGCTGGCCGGTCATTTTCTCGGTTTCAAATCTCCCGGCAACAGCTTCGAGGTGCTGGTTCAGCTCGGCGCCATATTGGCAATCCTGTCGGTTTATTTCGCGCGGTTGTGGAAGCTTGCCATGGATCTTCCTTCCAGCGCCACGGCGCGGCGATTTGTCGGCGCCATTTTACTGGCTTTCCTGCCTGCAGCGGTGATCGGTGCATTCGCGCATGGCTTCATCAAGTCGGTGCTGTTCGAATCAACCGCGCTGATCTGCTGGGTGCTGATCGGCGGCGGCGTGATTCTCCTGATGATCGACCGGATGAAACTGACACCCAAATACACCAATGTGATGGATTATCCGCTGCCACTGGCATTCAAGATCGGACTGTTCCAGTGCCTGGCTATGATTCCCGGAACCTCCCGCTCCGGTGCGACCATCGCCGGCGCGCTTCTGATGGGCGCCGACAAGCGGTCAGCCGCGGAGTTTTCCTTTTTCCTCGCCATGCCCACAATGGTGGGCGCCTTTACGCTGGATCTGTACAAGAATTACGACAAGCTGGCCTATGATGATGTCGTCACCATCGTGGTCGGCTTCATCATGGCGTTTATCGCCGGCGTGATCGTGGTTCGGGGCCTGCTCGATTTTGTCTCGCGGCACGGCTTTGCGGTGTTCGCCTGGTGGCGCATCGTCGTCGGCACAC